A stretch of DNA from Nitrospirota bacterium:
GATTTTAAGGAATATGAAAAAGGATCGTGGGAATTGCCTGAAATGGGGTATTTAGCATATTTAAGACATCATGGATTTCCAACACCTTTGATTGATTTATCAAGTTCCTGTTTTGTAGCGCTATTTTTTGCATGTGAAGATTTTAATCATGAAAAAAAAGAGGATGGCAAAGTTTTTTTGTACTTTCCTCCTAAAATTAGGCTTGGAGGGAATGAAATTCCTGACTTGCGAAAGATTGGCAGGTACGTTGAAGCAGGAAAACGCCACGTTGCACAGCAGTCACAATACCTTATTCCCATTGTATATGATCCTGAATGGAAATTTATTACATTCAGCAAAGTAATTGAAGACCAAAAGAATGAACATGTGCTACGAGAAATTATAATAAGCAAAGATGTTAAAGCCAAATTACTGAAGGAATTAAATGAGATGAATATCAATAGATATACATTGTATCTTAATGAGGATGCGTTAATAAAATCATTGGCCGACGAGTGGGCTTTAGAAAATGCATAACAATCAGTATGAGTGAGTACACTTGTAATAAGGCACTCTGGAAAGTAATCTTTACTGAAATTTCTTAAATATCGTATCCAATGCCTTATAAGCCTGAGACAATATAGTTCTTGAAATCCACAGGGATGTTTTAGAAAGTTTATCGAGGGCTGATCGTGATTCGTTATAATCAAGGTGTTCAACAGCGGCAGACCATAACACGATACCTAAGGAGCCATGTACTTCAATTCCTGATAAGGTGGCAAAAATTCTTGCCTCTGTGTCATCAGTCAGAAACCATGTTGCATTAAGTCTTTTTGATAGAATGATTGCAGCTGCCTCCCCTGAATCCAGTAGGGCGGAGGCAGATAAAAGTTCTGCCTGAGAGGTTTCATCGGATGATAATGGTTCAACACGTAACCAGTCGGGTCTTTTATTTTCCCATTGCGGGTATAGCTCCTTTAGTTCGATGTCTACGACTTGGGGAATATAGATATCCCCCGCTTTATCAAGTAAATTTAAGAGTCCTGCTTCCTGGAGATGCAGGATAGGGCCGGTATCACATACGATAGGGTTCATCTATTTTCCAGTTTTTGCCTTCAATGCCCATTCAATATCTTCTTTCATGAACTGTTCCATCAGCTTTAACCGGTTGTGGCGGATAAACTCCTGTAATGCTGTACGCATGAGCTCTGCTTCATCAGTAAACCATCCGCTCTTTACATAAGTTTCAACCTCTGCAACCAGTTTATCCGGAAGGGGGACATTTATTGTTTTCATACCTGTTACCTCCTCTTATGCTCTATGGCCCTAATATATCATAATTATAATACCTGCTACAATTCACATGGGGGCTATTGTCAAGAAAGATAGGCATAAATAAATCTTGACAGACACGCTAACACGTGTTAACGTTAAAACGTTATAATTTAGGAGGATAAAAAAGGATGAGGAAAAAACTGACGCTAACGATTGATGGAGATGTTTATGACATGCTTACCGAGG
This window harbors:
- a CDS encoding FRG domain-containing protein, which encodes MITTIEDYREEILRFKSEIGQERVALFRGQSNHNWNIKSSLERHGIEIIECEKYYGIIDRYKPLINSLIKTIYERRSTKNGYPFDFKEYEKGSWELPEMGYLAYLRHHGFPTPLIDLSSSCFVALFFACEDFNHEKKEDGKVFLYFPPKIRLGGNEIPDLRKIGRYVEAGKRHVAQQSQYLIPIVYDPEWKFITFSKVIEDQKNEHVLREIIISKDVKAKLLKELNEMNINRYTLYLNEDALIKSLADEWALENA
- a CDS encoding CopG family transcriptional regulator, coding for MKTINVPLPDKLVAEVETYVKSGWFTDEAELMRTALQEFIRHNRLKLMEQFMKEDIEWALKAKTGK